One Methylomarinovum tepidoasis DNA window includes the following coding sequences:
- the ligA gene encoding NAD-dependent DNA ligase LigA — MAVPEEIRRRVEQLRREIEYHNYRYYVLDEPVISDAEYDALMAQLRRLEEQYPELITPDSPTQRIGAPPSEAFAPVRHEVPMLSLDNAFSDEDVIDFDRRVRERLGVEQVLYSCEPKLDGLAVSILYEHGSLTRAATRGDGYTGEDVTANVRTIRSVPLRLRGSGWPERFEVRGEVFMPIEGFKKLNEWALKHGEKVFANPRNAAAGSLRQLNPRITARRPLDFFAYGYGLFPEDRLPKTHHELLDRFQDWGVPVAPEREVVEAVTGCLDYYRRLLARRESLPYEADGVVYKVDRFDWQRLLGYTARAPRWAIAHKFPAHEATTVVEAIEVQVGRTGVLTPVAKLKPVQVGGVTVSSASLHNFEEVKRKDVRVGDTVLVRRAGEVIPEVVKVILEKRPPDAKPVRPPTHCPVCGAEVVADPGGVILRCSGGLYCPAQLKASIKHFASREAMDIEGLGEKLIDQLVDKGLVRDVADLYDLTFEQLIQLERMGPKSAQNLLEAIERSKHTTLPRFLYALGIREVGEVTAQLLAEHFGLLERIMNAGEEELAQIPGIGPVVAHHIVTFFRQPHNREVIERLRRAGVHWEEGAPAEKPKPLAGKTFVFTGTLAAMTREEAKRRVEALGAKVSNSVSKKTDYLVMGENPGSKLDKARRLGVEILDENAFLDLLKRYS; from the coding sequence GTGGCCGTTCCGGAGGAGATCCGCAGGCGGGTCGAACAGCTGCGCCGCGAAATCGAATACCACAACTACCGTTATTACGTCCTCGACGAACCGGTCATCTCCGACGCCGAATACGACGCCCTGATGGCGCAGCTCCGGCGTCTGGAGGAACAGTATCCCGAGCTGATCACCCCCGACTCCCCCACCCAGCGCATCGGCGCCCCGCCCTCGGAAGCCTTCGCCCCGGTGCGCCACGAAGTGCCGATGCTGTCGCTGGACAACGCTTTCAGCGACGAGGACGTCATCGACTTCGACCGCCGGGTGCGCGAGCGTCTGGGGGTGGAACAGGTCCTCTATTCCTGCGAGCCCAAGCTCGACGGCCTGGCCGTGTCCATCCTCTACGAGCACGGTAGCCTGACCCGGGCCGCCACCCGCGGCGACGGCTACACCGGCGAGGATGTGACCGCCAACGTCCGCACCATCCGCTCCGTCCCGCTGCGCCTGCGCGGCAGTGGCTGGCCGGAGCGCTTCGAGGTCCGCGGCGAGGTGTTCATGCCCATAGAGGGCTTCAAGAAGCTCAACGAATGGGCCCTGAAGCACGGGGAAAAGGTCTTCGCCAATCCCCGCAATGCCGCTGCCGGCAGCCTGCGCCAGCTCAATCCCAGGATCACCGCCCGCCGCCCCCTGGACTTTTTCGCCTACGGCTACGGCCTCTTTCCCGAAGATCGGTTGCCTAAGACCCATCACGAACTGCTGGACCGCTTCCAGGACTGGGGCGTGCCGGTCGCGCCCGAACGCGAGGTGGTCGAAGCGGTGACGGGCTGTCTCGACTACTACCGCCGCCTGCTTGCCAGGCGCGAGTCGCTCCCCTACGAGGCCGACGGCGTGGTCTACAAGGTGGACCGTTTCGACTGGCAGCGCCTGCTCGGCTACACCGCCCGCGCCCCACGTTGGGCCATCGCCCACAAGTTCCCCGCCCATGAGGCCACCACGGTAGTGGAGGCCATCGAGGTCCAGGTGGGACGCACCGGGGTGCTGACCCCGGTCGCCAAGCTCAAACCCGTACAGGTGGGCGGGGTGACGGTATCGAGCGCCTCGCTGCACAATTTCGAGGAGGTCAAACGCAAGGACGTTCGCGTCGGCGACACGGTCCTGGTGCGCCGCGCCGGCGAGGTGATTCCGGAAGTGGTCAAGGTCATCCTGGAGAAACGGCCGCCGGATGCCAAACCGGTGCGTCCCCCCACCCACTGCCCGGTATGCGGTGCCGAGGTGGTCGCCGATCCTGGCGGCGTCATCCTGCGCTGCAGCGGCGGGCTTTACTGCCCCGCCCAGCTCAAGGCCTCGATCAAGCACTTCGCCTCCCGCGAAGCGATGGACATCGAGGGGCTGGGGGAGAAACTCATCGATCAGCTGGTGGACAAGGGGCTGGTCAGGGACGTCGCCGACCTTTACGACCTGACCTTCGAGCAACTGATCCAGCTGGAACGGATGGGGCCGAAATCGGCGCAGAACCTGCTGGAAGCCATCGAACGCAGCAAGCACACCACCCTGCCCCGCTTTCTCTATGCCTTGGGGATCCGCGAAGTGGGGGAAGTGACCGCCCAGCTGCTTGCCGAGCATTTCGGACTCCTGGAACGGATCATGAACGCCGGCGAAGAGGAGCTGGCACAGATTCCCGGCATCGGCCCGGTCGTTGCCCACCACATCGTCACCTTCTTCCGTCAGCCCCACAACCGTGAAGTCATCGAACGCTTGCGCCGCGCCGGCGTCCATTGGGAAGAAGGGGCACCGGCGGAAAAACCCAAACCTTTGGCGGGGAAAACCTTCGTCTTCACCGGCACCCTCGCCGCCATGACCCGTGAGGAAGCCAAACGCCGGGTCGAGGCCCTTGGCGCCAAGGTGAGCAATTCCGTATCGAAGAAGACCGATTATCTGGTGATGGGGGAAAATCCCGGCTCCAAGCTGGACAAGGCCCGCCGGCTGGGGGTGGAAATCCTCGACGAAAACGCGTTTCTCGACTTGCTGAAAAGGTATTCCTGA
- the zipA gene encoding cell division protein ZipA: MESLDKTTLRIVLAVAGVLLLVGVFLWDYWKKRRRQLKDTFETLDRALPENDFELDEIDAVSLNPAEENLTPDVDVADAEQAKAETAAEPTDETPPAKLPEVIQLSIAAPKNQPFRGPELLQALTDLGLEYGEMEIFHYRRGGETLFSLASLVKPGTFPIERMEEFHTPGVTLFMQPPLLKRPLESFEIMVKTCHALAQRLGGSEWDDRRQPLTAVRLAQWRRQLKGEA, encoded by the coding sequence ATGGAATCGCTGGACAAGACCACCTTGCGCATCGTGCTCGCCGTCGCCGGCGTGCTGCTGCTGGTGGGCGTCTTCCTGTGGGACTACTGGAAGAAACGCCGCCGCCAGCTGAAGGATACCTTCGAAACCCTGGACCGGGCTTTGCCTGAGAACGATTTCGAACTGGACGAGATCGACGCCGTCTCCCTCAATCCGGCGGAGGAAAATCTCACCCCCGACGTGGACGTGGCCGACGCCGAGCAGGCCAAGGCGGAAACCGCCGCGGAACCGACGGACGAAACGCCGCCAGCCAAGCTGCCGGAAGTGATTCAGCTCAGCATCGCCGCCCCCAAAAATCAGCCGTTTCGAGGTCCGGAACTGCTGCAGGCGCTGACCGATCTCGGCCTCGAATACGGCGAGATGGAAATCTTCCACTACCGCCGCGGTGGCGAAACCCTGTTCAGCCTCGCCAGCCTGGTCAAACCCGGCACCTTCCCCATCGAGCGGATGGAGGAATTCCACACTCCCGGCGTGACCCTGTTCATGCAGCCTCCCCTGCTCAAGCGCCCCCTGGAAAGCTTCGAGATCATGGTGAAAACCTGCCATGCCCTCGCCCAGCGCCTCGGCGGCAGCGAATGGGACGATCGCCGCCAGCCGCTCACCGCCGTACGTCTGGCCCAGTGGCGCCGCCAGCTCAAGGGGGAAGCCTGA